A portion of the Sulfurimonas hongkongensis genome contains these proteins:
- a CDS encoding glycosyltransferase family A protein, producing the protein MEKIAVLIPSYKPDSYIKRCFDSFEKQTLSKDKFCVYIALNGEREGYEEYVLKLLSKVSFEYRYIYIQTPSVSNARNRLLEVSTEEYIVFVDDDDLVSANYLENLLNVSSNKTMGISNIYNFEKNLDVLKENYIGRSFVKLKDSEDNKFKMRKYFSSPCAKMIHRDMIKDTRFDINLIKNEDALFMATISKNIKRIKKTSKDTCYYVYERADSASRKKIKLSTEIKTIFYTLRRYIKLLLDKEYEKVFILTRIVATLMKIVK; encoded by the coding sequence GTGGAAAAAATAGCAGTACTAATCCCATCATATAAACCAGATAGCTATATAAAAAGATGTTTTGACTCTTTTGAGAAACAGACACTCTCAAAAGATAAGTTTTGCGTATATATCGCACTAAATGGAGAGAGAGAGGGTTATGAAGAGTATGTACTAAAGTTGTTATCAAAGGTAAGTTTTGAGTACAGATACATATATATACAAACCCCTAGTGTTTCAAATGCTAGAAATAGGCTCCTAGAAGTCTCTACTGAGGAGTATATAGTGTTTGTGGATGATGATGACTTAGTAAGTGCAAACTATTTAGAAAATCTACTAAATGTTTCATCAAACAAGACTATGGGCATAAGCAATATTTATAACTTTGAAAAAAACTTAGATGTTTTAAAAGAAAACTACATAGGACGAAGTTTTGTAAAACTAAAAGATAGTGAGGACAACAAGTTTAAGATGAGAAAGTACTTTTCATCACCTTGTGCCAAGATGATACATAGAGATATGATAAAAGATACAAGATTTGATATAAATCTTATAAAAAATGAAGATGCTCTGTTTATGGCAACTATATCAAAAAATATAAAACGAATAAAAAAGACTTCAAAAGATACTTGCTATTATGTCTATGAAAGAGCAGATTCTGCTAGTAGAAAAAAAATCAAACTCTCTACAGAGATTAAAACAATCTTTTATACACTTAGAAGATATATAAAATTATTGTTAGATAAAGAGTATGAAAAGGTGTTTATTTTGACAAGAATTGTAGCTACACTTATGAAGATAGTAAAATGA